In Macaca fascicularis isolate 582-1 chromosome X, T2T-MFA8v1.1, one DNA window encodes the following:
- the LOC141409445 gene encoding uncharacterized protein, which translates to MEQWSKGFRHRPARKPHPDQERAPDFRAMPWPRGHASKAFHHTHTHTHTHTHTHTHTHTPRPEATRAAVGPKVHPPELRPGARGPQRRFRGGIWLHRPCSQPRSCHEDTTDLRLGFLFHELQESDDAKAIGTSVIEVGGEDKKKIGSEPEQGAEAEESHVCAGAPRTPCSARTRRAAVETRSPGSSSLRSPPRTLPPRSCIPKISSTSSPPAHSVGCA; encoded by the exons ATGGAGCAATGGAGCAAGGGTTTCCGACACAGGCCTGCCCGGAAGCCGCACCCTGACCAGGAGCGCGCCCCTGACTTTAGGGCCATGCCCTGGCCGCGAGGGCATGCCAGCAAGGccttccatcacacacacacacacacacacacacacacacacacacacacacacacacacacaccgcgaCCGGAGGCGACCAGAGCAGCAGTCGGACCCAAAGTCCACCCGCCCGAACTCAGACCAGGAGCCAGAGGACCCCAGCGCAGATTCCGCGGAGGCATCTGGCTTCATCGACCGTGCTCccagccaagatcctgccacgaAGACACCACCGACCTCCGCCTGGGCTTCCTGTTCCATGAGCTCCAGGAAAGCGACG ATGCAAAGGCTATAGGGACTTCGGTGATTGAAGTGGGAGGAGAGGATAAGAAGAAAATAGGGTCTGAACCCGAGCAgggagcagaagcagaagaaagtcACGTCTGTGCGGGAGCTCCGCGGACCCCATGTTCGGCGAGAACCAGAAGGGCGGCGGTGGAGACCAGGAGCCCTGGCAGCAGCAGCCTGAGGAGTCCGCCCAGGACTCTTCCTCCTCGGAGCTGCATCCCCAAGATCAGCAGCACCTCTTCTCCCCCAGCTCATTCAGTGGGTTGCGCCTGA